GTTTTATGGCAAACAACACTTCTTATACCTTATTGCATCTGATAGGCAGTAGTGAAAAgcaaatagtaaaataaaaaagttcttaGTAACAGTAAAGTGGTATATGTGACCATAATTGTGAAAAGCACTATATGCAAATGAAATCATTTACATACAAAATGGATCATTCTGGATTAACCCAATTGAAGAGGCAGGACTTGATCAGATTAAGTTTTTCAATAATTCTTGTTTGTAATCAACAGTTGGATTTTCCAGTTCCTTACCCCACACCACACTGAGTGCTTGTTGATCATTACTGCCATCCCCAATACTTGCCAGAGCTTAATTATATTCTGTGAAATTAGTCCAGAGAACCTTAACTTAATACAAGGGCTTTGTTCCTCCGAATATTTGTCAAGTACATTTCCCCCCAACTGGGATAAAATTTTCCTAACAGGCACAGAACCTCTGTTCAGAAATTGTCCACTGATATTTGGCCTACTGAAAGAGGAAGCCAAATCTTTTAGGACGGCAACCTATATTTTTCCTACTCGCATCAAAACCAAGGTTATGTTTcattataaattttaaaaatctgcacttATCTATTCATTGACTGTGGAACACATAATTACTACCCTTCCTGCTGCCAATACAATTTGAGAGTTATtaaaaacttttgttgttgttcatggaACTGACAAATACAGAAATGTTCTttgcttaaaaattaaaattaatacatCTACACAATGCATTAAAATAACTTTTACGAAGTATGTTTGATTATTTTAACACAACCACATAGCAGCTGGCCTATTATCAAGGTACCTTCTACATAAATACCTTGTATTCTTTTTCACTGACAAAGAGGTTCAGTTCTGTTCTTCCATATTTATATATAGAACTGCGTTCATATAAGGCATAGAGAAGCTTCCAAATCaggttcctttcctttctttgtggCACAATTCCAATCACTTTTAGAGGAACATCTGTTCAGAAAATCAaccaaaatgaatgaaaaaaaatgtgtatgtgcaCCGCtactaaataaaataacaaccaaataaataaatagacaataGCAGAATCATTACAAAAATACCTCCCACTTCATTAATGCCTTGAATATTGCTACCCTTCATATGAGACCTCTTAAATCCTCTAGTGAGGCTTTGACATTCAAATATTAGATTGGGCTATCTCCACGGTGGCACCACagtcatttttatatttatacacAACCTTTGGATCATAATAGTTCCCAAAGCAGTTATGGAACACTCCCTTGGGAAGCAGTGGCTTTAGGCAAGCCATGAAAACTTTCCTCTTCCTAAAAAGCTTTGGAAAAACATGTTTAACAGGTACCATTTTACAATGTATTTAACTGCTGGTGTTTCATCTGAAGATAATCTGCCTCAAGCACACCAAATGGAAAAGCCAAATAGAAACAATTAAATATTGATCTGCAAATTATTTGCAGTTGATATGTACCAATTTTAAGTACCTGCTGTCCAAGGAACTGTTAAGATGCCCAAATTCTCAAAAAGTCTTTCAGAATACATAAAAGGTGGCTTCAAGGATCCAATACCCATAGGGTCCAATCTGAAAAAGTCACAATGCACCACTTCTAGCTGGCCATCTGATTTTTCCTTCAGAGACTAAACAGAAACAAATCATTAGAAGGTGAAATTAACATCTGAATTGGTTTTACTGAATGAGTCTATTAACCCATCTAGCCAAATATTGTCTACTCAGAAAGCAGCATCTCTCCAACATCTCATGCAGTGATTTTTCCAGAGCTGCTGCTCAAGACCTTTTAACAAGAGATGCTGGGATTTATCCTGTGCCTTTatcttggtttaaaaaaaaaatcttgttttaatttttttttttaccataaatTGAGTGATAGAGACATATTTGtaaccaaaagaaaacaaaaataataaagaaaaagaacaatcaATGACTAAACTGCCAGGAAAACAATATACTTTGACAAAAATTAAATCTCTCATTTTTGTCCTTTTACAGATTTTTGTGAGAGGTCCAGGTTCTAAAGCTAAACCATCAATCATCTCATCTTTTTGTTTAGCCACAAATTTCAGACCCCCATGTACAAACCTACCTCTAAGTCAGGAACAAATGACTTATTACTCTCCAGAGCTATGACATGGGCACCAGCATTGAGTAATGTTCGGGTTAAGACTCCAGgacctaaaataaataaatccagggtTCAACACCAGCATTAAACACAGTTTTAGTTTAAAAGAATGACCAAGAAGAACCCAAAGGCCCGGTAAGTTAGGAAGAGAAAAATATAAATATGAATGTAAACATGCAAAACTTCTCAAGGGACTCCACTGGATTCTATCCCTTGCAACATATTATATACAAGcataaagaagaaataaaaattgcAGGAAATGTGAATAAAAAAAACTATTGAAGGGACAACTTTTCAATAGTATAACCTTTAGCTGAAGACAACTGGAGGAAAACAATGGCCAACTTGATATACTTTGGGGTTTCTGCCAGCATACTTCTCTCTATAGCCAGCAATCACCAacaactaatttttaaaaaaagaaactgtagGACAACTATATTAAGAATGAAATATCTCAGGTGATATCAGACCAAGGCCCACTTAAGacttgcatcctgttctcacagtggccaaacagaagcCACAGAGGACATGAGCGCAACAGTACTCTCCCTTGTACTCTCCAGAAGCTGACATTCAGTGGCATACTGCCTCAAATTCTGAAGGTAGTGAACAGCCATCATCACTAGTAGTAGCTACTGATAAGATTCATTTTGCATGAAACTGTCTAACCCCTTTATAAGGTTGTCAAAGTTAGTGGCCATCATGGGATAGCAGATTCCATAGTTAAACTGCAATGTGAATAAGTAGATGTCTGCTTGGAATCTTACAACATTCAGCTACATTACTGGTAGATGACCCCAGCTTCTAGTATTATAAGTGGGGGAACTGTCTCTGTACTCACTTTCTCCatatcatgcataattttaatttgcttttaccATGTCTCACCATacttgcctttccccccctcaaaactatgaagtcccaaatgttgcaatATGCATTCATTCAATCATGATTTTGAAAGCTCTCTTTCACAGATCTTAGTTATTTCAATTAGAGAAGCCTAATTAATTGTCATCTGAAATTCCAAGAAATGCCTTGCACTGCATTCAACAGAGTTTTGAAGCTCACCTTGTAAACTTAACACTGTACTGTATGTAGTTTCTGTGGAAGATTTTGCTCATTAGTTTTACTGTTCCATTTGCCAGGAGAGCAAACTGGGGTGAGTTTCACAAGGGAAAAAGGGGAAGGAACAATGGGGCCTTAGATGCTAATGGGAGCTTCCTTAGTACTGTCTAATTAAGTAGCATAACAATCAAGATACagaatcacaagacagaaaaaCATTTGGTTTAAATCTAGGCTCTGAAAGTAATTGAAATACTCTTGGCAAACTCTCTGGTACGTTGCCTATATATTGGGCATGGCCCGTCGCACACAGGCAGAATGTATGCTGTGCATGCATAAGGCGCCAAGTtcatttcctggcatctccaagtaggaatgggagagaCCCTGGTCTTAAACTCCGGGCAACCACTACCAGCTAGTGTTGTTGATGATACAGAACTAGACCAACTAAGGGTGTGACTCGGTATAATACTTTTCTCCTAGGTTCCTACATTGAAAACACCGTTTCTTTATTCTAAATCTAAAATAATTATTTGCAGGTGGTGCAATCGGTCAGTGCATCTGGGATGGCTACGGGCAGGATTCTTGCATtacaaggggctggactagactaGGTggccccttggggtccctttcaactcttacCAATAAGATCCCGGGGCACTGCTGGTGCAGCGAGTGATGCAGAAGCCGAAGTAACAGGTAAAGGGGGTCATGCTACTAACTGGGACCAAGCGTTTCTAACCCTCACCTGGCTCGCATTCCAGCACCACCGTCTCCTGCCCCTCGGAGCCCCTCCCGCTTTGCAGACTGGAGGCCACGGCATGTGCGAGGTCGGGGCAGGCGATGAACCTTCGCAGGGGTGGCGGGGCCCGCGTCTTCTCCGCGACCAAGCGGGCCGTTTCGGCCACCTCGGGGATCGGCAGAGGGAAGCGGGCTTTTGCCGGGCCACGGCGCTGTTCGTTCTGACCCGCCGGGCCTCGCGAAGAGAGCCGCTTCCCAGGCGACAGGCTCAGAGCCGCCAGCAGCAACGGGCGCCCTGGCAGGCCCGACGGGGCCAAGGCCGCCACCGCTACCGCCGAACGCAGCATCCCTCCCCAGTTCGGCAGCCCCGCTCGTTCAGCGACCGCACGTGGGTGACCTTGCAGGGTACGAGGCCGACCAGCATGCGCGGCACCCGGACGACTTTAGCGGCGGGGCTTGGGCTACCAGTTCCGTTTCCGGCACCGCTGTTGCTGGGGCGACGCTCTAGTCTGCCTCTTCTCCGTGGTCAGGCTCCCTTCTAGGCGTTGCTGAGCTCTGTGGTGCTCACCTTCTCGCCGTCGCCGCCGGCTGATTCTCCGGAGTCCGCAGCCGGGTCACAGGTAGCTTCGTTCGATGTCCATTCTCAGCCCAGCTGTGCCGGCGCGAGGCGGCCGCGACCTCAGGTGAGGGGAGAAGGAAGCCGGAGCTGCCATAGGGGCCGCCGGCGGGGTCCTCCTTCCTCCCGCCTCCCTTAGGGTTGCGTGTTTTTCTGCCTCCTGAAATGAAAACCCGGTTTTAAGGGCGGCGTGAGCGGGGCGAGAAGAGGGGCGGGCAAGTAATGGAGGGACGGTGTGCGTGgggcacaggggggggggggctccttcgCGCCACCTGGGATTTGGTGGGGCAGGGGCTGCTAGTTAGGCTGGAATgactcggaggggggggggacggcgGGAAAGACCCACCGCAGGTCTGCCCTGCGTGGTGAGAGAGTAGCAGGATCATCCTTGGGTCTATGGGGCGCCTGCCTTACTCCCCACCCCATGAACGGCCAAAGCTAGCCAGTCGCTGTATTTTGTTTCTTCGTTACCACGTCACTCTCTTGTGGATTCAATATCCTTGTTTTGAATTACGTGTGGGTTTTGCGTGCCGGCTGTTAAGCCTGTTCCGAACAGCGCCGTGCACGCTGTGCTCTCCCCTTGCTTCGCCACGCTTCAGTCTCATACTTCCTCTAAGGGAGCTCGGGGTGGGCAAGCTTTGGAGTTGTTGccgggttgttgtttgtttttaagccaaCCGTGATCTGGTTGTTGCAAGGTTACCTGCTCGACTTCAGAGCGGAGCGAGAATACAGCTTTGGTCCACCTGGCCCAGTGACCTGTCTCTGGAAAGCGCAGAAGTCTAGTCTAAATGAACGTGTTTGTAAAACACACAAGCACAATCGTGTGTTCGTGTCTGAATGCAATTTTGCATGCTTTCCCCTAAATTGGGATGTTGCTGTGTAAgtaatattttgggggggagggggaaacgaACCACATGAGGAATAATAAGAGTGTTGTAATAATTACTTCCCCCTTATTTTAAAGATCTATGCATAACCATCTGCCTTCTCTTGGGCTTTGGTTCTGTTGATATTCCCCTATTTATCAGATGAATGTAAGGGGTTGAAATAAAACTAGACAGGTCAGTGAGGTGCCGTAGTGACTAAGTGTTTACAATACTCAAGTACATTCCTAAACATAGTACTGTATACATTCCTGACCATTGTGTCCCTTCAGGGTTGCCTGTGAGCTGCCCAGATCACTGTGTTTTATTACTCTAGCATCAGACCGTCAAATGTTGCTGTAGGCTAATGGGCcaaagggtttggtttttttagaaGAGGCTTTAAATTTGgatcaaaaaaggaaaaaaaaagttccaAGACTGGTAATAATCTGTCAGATAAAAATATGAGAAGGTGCATAGATGGCATCTGGAACTAAGTATACCCTCTTATCTAATCAAATTTTGGTGTTCTCAGTTGAGGATTTCCTTTAAGAGCTATGCAGCTTGATAGTTGGAGTGATATTTCATATAAACAAAAGATGGCTGGtcgtttgtttcctttttatttgcttttttcctcttgAATGGAAAGCTTTGTTTTGATCTTTATTGCACAAAATGTACTCATCATATATCATTTTAAATTAGATTTCTTTGCAACAGGATATTGATAATGAAAGTTGTGCCAACCAGTTGCTCAACTGCATGAGTATAGTAGTCTTACTTGATTTTGTGTTATGCAGAAAGTGTAGTCAGATTCACAGTTAATATCAATTGTTTGATTCATATTAGCAGCCTTCTAAATGCTGGCTAAATATTtgcttttctgcctctctctttcctccaaaTAGTTGATTTATTCCTGTATCCATACAGTTGGCATAGTTTCCAAAAGAACTatcctttttttcctttgcctGCTTGAAGTAGTAGtaggctgggatccaaagaatgCTGGCAGCTGATTTTCCATGCCCAATTAAGTTTTCAGACTTGTGTTTCTTAAAGAAAAGCATACTCTGCCATCAGTGTCACACAGCTACCCCCTTTAGCAACTGGGGAAAGTTTTAAAGCTGTTTATGATGTGGCATGTATATTCTGATTGAAATTCAAAGttctcaagtaaaaaaaaaagcaaaaaactatATCTATTTTCCTTTCTTACACTGAGATAGACAAGTAATGCATATATTCCAAATAAGATCAGTCTCACTGTACTAATAAATGTTTAATTTGTAACATGCCTTGAGGAAATTGGTTTTAGATTAACTCTGTCCTATCTAGCAAGACAGCCTATCCCCTTGACTTGAATAAATTTCAAGCCTTACCATTTCTATAAAGGCCTATGCTCTGCACATTTTGATAATCACTCACAAAAACTTattaaaataaaacccaacaaGCCTGTTACTGTTAGTCAATAGAATTTTTTAGGCTTTCTGTCAGTAATTGTGATGATTGAGTTTGTTTCTGTACAGCACTTGTTATATACAGAACTGTTTttagaaatgaatgcaaattCTTTGTAAATGGACTGTTGTTCAGAACCCATCTCTTCGATATCTAAAGGTCAGAAGATTCACACAGATGTACCAAGAGGATGAATTATCTCCCTCTATGTTaagcaataaaaattaattagtATTGTATTCTGGAAGTTCTGCATTTCATTTGGTTAGTTTTCAAGGCTGTCCCTTCTAGGTAGCACCCAAGTGTACTAGCATTTCTTATAAGATATATTTTAATTTACAttatttcctccctcttttttctcttttggcaGAATGAACAGATACCTGACAGCTCTGTATTAATTCTTTGTTGCCTAAAAGCATCTCCTTTCCCTTGCAATACCTTTGAGAACCGTTTTGAAAAATGGTAAGTACTGTTCTCTGGTTTAGAAAGAACAAGACTCAAGGCAATGGTAAACATGCTcgtatattttaaatattaaaatcagttgaacattttttcttattttttgaaaatattgTAATTGCACATATGAAATTAGAGAGATTAATAGTAATTTCTATGAAATTTATTTTGCACAGCGCTTTATACCGACTTTTGCCAACATCTAAAACTGTAGGAAGTAATTCAAGGGGGAAATCATTTTGATACTTAAGATTtatctcaggcttcctcaacctcagccctttagatgttttgagactacaattcccatcatccctgaccactggtcctgctagctaggggatcatgggagttgtaggccagaaacatctggagtgccgaggtTGATGAAGCCTGATTTATCTTATGTAAGTAAGGATTATTCAATTAACCTATTATTATGTTATACGTATGCAAGATATAAGTAATTGTAAAGTATGGAAGCTGTTAGAACTGTAAGCCCTGGAAACTCTTTAACTAGGGAACTGCTGGTACTTAGGATCGAACATTCCTCCATATCACCTCTCTCTTTAGGACTGGGGTTTGGCACTAGCCCTAAACATGCATTAGGGGACCACATTCTTTTTTATTATCACATAtttgcatgctgctgctgctgccgctgctgctggcctcctggGTTTCAAGCACTTCCACCAGTAGTTTCTCCACTCAATTGGTCATTCCTTTCCCTAATCCTCTGTACATTTTCCCTTCTTACCGATAGACTTTAGCCATGCAGTGAAGCTCTCATGGTGTAAAACTCATCAGTTCCATTCCTTGTCTTGTTCCCAGCTTCTCCAAGGGCCTcttagatctctctctctttctttctctgctttaGCAGCTGTGCATGCTACACCCTGCCCTGCCTATTGAGGCTGCATTCCTGGAACTGACCTCAACTTGACTTCTCGAGTAGAAATCACTAAGTATATTTGATATGTCTTTCTTACTTGGGATGATCTACCCAGGAAAGTAGCATCTGCCCTGATTTTTCACGGAGGCACTGATCCACCAACATGACAGAGCCAAAGATATAAAATGTTTGTGACTGAAAAACTGTGTGCTacaattattcattttaaaacattGGCATGCGTTACACTGTGTACTCGTGGTGTTATGATACCTCATGGAGAGAATTTGTAACAGTAATAATCAAAATATCTGACATTGATTATGTCTAGGCCATGTGACTTTAGTTGCAAACCTTCCACCTCCTATCCTTTTATCCAAGGAGCCTAGTTTACATGCTAGTCCCACCCTGCACCTTAGTCTATAACAACCCTGTAAGATTGGTTGAGTTAgagactaacccaaggtcacacacattgaacttcatggctaagttggaatttgaacctgggtatCCCCGGCACTAGCTTGGCACTCTTAACTACCATACCATGCTGGTGATGAAAATTGTCGTTTGTTATCAGAGGTGGAACATGGGACTTGATATTTGTGTGCATAGGAAGGCCTAAAGTCTGATCCTAAAGGCAGACCCTTAATTTTCTGAAAATCAGGATCAAGAAGTTCTGTCTACAAAATCTTTCTACAAAATGGTTCATCCCAACCCTGTATAGTAGTAGTAAATCTGTGCCTCATGAAGTATGATGAAAATATAGACTTGGATCCTAATTGTTCTTTCTGTGACTGGTAGACTTTGCATGTAGTGGAGGATCTCCCTGGCAGAAAAGAGGAGGCCATTTTTGGCTGTTTTTACTTCAAACTGGAAAATGCTTTCAAGAGGGAAGGCGAAATGAGCACAGGAAGTCCCCCATTCTACTGGTGAGAGTGTTCTGTGAGCAGAACTTTGATCACATCAGTGGAAGCCATGGTATTTTAGAACCTTTGAAGCATGAGAAACAACCCACCCTTCTAAGATTCAGGTCTGTTGACATACATTGGATTGCTCTGTAATAGTGTgttcaataataatttataagaTAAGgtataagatttctttattgtcattgtacaagtacaatgaaattggatgaaAAATTTGTATACGTGT
Above is a window of Lacerta agilis isolate rLacAgi1 chromosome 3, rLacAgi1.pri, whole genome shotgun sequence DNA encoding:
- the TFB2M gene encoding dimethyladenosine transferase 2, mitochondrial; protein product: MLRSAVAVAALAPSGLPGRPLLLAALSLSPGKRLSSRGPAGQNEQRRGPAKARFPLPIPEVAETARLVAEKTRAPPPLRRFIACPDLAHAVASSLQSGRGSEGQETVVLECEPGPGVLTRTLLNAGAHVIALESNKSFVPDLESLKEKSDGQLEVVHCDFFRLDPMGIGSLKPPFMYSERLFENLGILTVPWTADVPLKVIGIVPQRKERNLIWKLLYALYERSSIYKYGRTELNLFVSEKEYKTLVAKPGETRIYQALSVLWQTACDIQLLRMEPWPSFLTNSKNGGLSIPKSVLLQNDHLCLIRLTPRKNLFTDSLTTSNSRIFVVMVKQCLAKSKTKLIDKLNLWSSQSGKELLRQLEIPENITTGSLYPEQYKSLFEIMEQANEFDQSWLYDEDSLEDSRGINF